In one Pseudomonas tensinigenes genomic region, the following are encoded:
- a CDS encoding type 1 glutamine amidotransferase domain-containing protein encodes MKILMVLTSHDQLGNTGKKTGFWLEEFAAPYYAFKDAGADVTLVSPAGGQPPLDPKSDEPDAQTAETDRFRQDPAAQQALANTGRLADVSADDFDAVFYPGGHGPLWDLAEDKQSIALIEAFDRANKPHGFVCHAPGVLRHVLTADGKPLVQHRQVTGFTNAEEEAVGLTDVVPFLIEDEFQRLGGHYSKVADWQVHVVADGQLVTGQNPASSAAVAKKLLEMLG; translated from the coding sequence ATGAAAATCCTGATGGTTTTGACTTCCCACGATCAACTCGGCAACACCGGCAAGAAAACCGGCTTCTGGCTGGAAGAGTTCGCCGCGCCCTACTACGCCTTCAAGGACGCCGGCGCCGACGTCACGCTTGTCTCGCCGGCCGGTGGCCAGCCGCCGCTGGACCCGAAAAGCGATGAGCCCGACGCGCAGACCGCCGAGACCGATCGCTTCCGTCAGGACCCGGCGGCACAACAGGCACTGGCCAACACCGGCCGCCTGGCCGACGTCAGCGCTGATGATTTCGATGCGGTGTTTTACCCGGGCGGCCACGGCCCACTGTGGGACCTGGCCGAAGACAAACAGTCGATCGCGTTGATCGAAGCGTTTGACCGCGCTAACAAGCCACACGGCTTTGTCTGCCATGCACCAGGTGTGTTGCGTCATGTCCTCACCGCTGACGGCAAACCGCTGGTGCAGCACCGCCAGGTCACCGGTTTCACCAATGCCGAAGAAGAGGCCGTTGGCCTGACGGACGTGGTGCCGTTCCTGATCGAGGACGAGTTCCAGCGCCTCGGCGGTCATTACTCGAAAGTCGCTGACTGGCAGGTTCATGTGGTCGCCGATGGGCAACTGGTCACTGGCCAGAACCCTGCCAGCTCCGCCGCCGTCGCGAAAAAACTGCTGGAGATGCTGGGCTAA
- a CDS encoding alkene reductase codes for MNNSRFFTPAKLGHHTLKNRIVLPPLTRQRSTQPGNVANELMAEYYQQRAGAGLLVTEGTQIEPRGQGYAWTPGIHTPEQIAGWRKVTEAVHAVDGVIFAQLWHVGRVSHTALQPDGAAPVSASAVATDRVSVFIETAPGAGELVPPSAPRALSTDEVQELVQLYIQAARNAMDAGFDGIELHCANGYLVNQFISAHSNLRGDQYGGSLHNRLRFLKEVVAGVAECIGKEKVGVRFAPLFTTTDEARTYLGMVEEDPHTTYIEAIKVLQDVGIAYLSIAEADWDNAPAMPLSFRQAVRDSFSGAIIYAGRYTAESGAQLLDSGLADLVAFGRPFMANPDLPARIANDWPLNALNPATVYGGTAEGYVDYPLYPG; via the coding sequence ATGAACAACAGCCGTTTCTTCACCCCGGCCAAACTCGGCCATCACACCCTGAAAAACCGCATCGTCCTGCCGCCACTCACCCGCCAGCGCAGCACCCAACCGGGCAACGTCGCCAATGAACTGATGGCCGAGTATTACCAACAGCGCGCCGGCGCCGGTTTGCTGGTCACCGAAGGCACGCAGATCGAACCCCGAGGTCAGGGTTACGCGTGGACGCCGGGCATTCATACGCCTGAACAAATCGCCGGTTGGCGCAAAGTCACCGAGGCGGTACATGCCGTGGACGGGGTGATTTTCGCGCAGTTGTGGCACGTCGGCCGTGTCTCCCACACCGCGCTGCAACCCGACGGCGCAGCGCCGGTTTCGGCCTCCGCCGTGGCTACAGATCGGGTCAGCGTGTTTATCGAAACCGCCCCCGGCGCCGGTGAACTGGTGCCTCCGTCGGCACCTCGAGCGCTGAGCACCGATGAAGTTCAGGAACTGGTGCAGCTATATATCCAAGCCGCACGCAACGCGATGGACGCCGGTTTCGACGGCATCGAATTGCATTGCGCCAACGGTTATCTGGTGAACCAGTTCATCTCAGCCCACAGCAACCTGCGCGGCGATCAGTACGGTGGCTCGCTGCACAACCGCCTGCGCTTTCTCAAGGAAGTGGTCGCCGGCGTCGCCGAGTGCATCGGCAAGGAAAAAGTCGGCGTGCGCTTCGCCCCACTGTTTACCACCACCGATGAAGCGCGCACTTACCTGGGCATGGTCGAAGAGGATCCGCACACCACTTACATCGAAGCGATCAAAGTGCTGCAGGACGTGGGCATCGCCTATCTGTCGATCGCCGAAGCCGACTGGGACAACGCCCCGGCGATGCCCCTCTCGTTCCGTCAGGCGGTACGCGACTCCTTCAGCGGTGCGATCATTTATGCCGGGCGTTACACCGCAGAATCCGGGGCGCAACTGCTCGATTCCGGGCTGGCAGACTTGGTCGCTTTTGGCCGCCCGTTCATGGCCAACCCCGATCTGCCTGCACGTATCGCCAATGACTGGCCGTTGAATGCGTTGAACCCGGCGACGGTGTATGGCGGCACCGCCGAGGGCTATGTGGATTACCCCCTTTATCCCGGCTGA